TCAAAAGAGCAAATGCAGACTTGTAACTCAAATGATCCACCACATCCTAGGAGCTAAAGAGTTTCAGGGAGTATCCTGCTTTAAAACTTACTCTTTGTTAATCCACATAAAAAGATAATAGTAAATAAATCGGCAGTATATGCTGGAGGGGAATCCCCGCTACACATATTCAGCTTGATCAAGTAAATTCCGAGAATTTGTCTACAACCTGGAATAAgtttttatctctttttttattttaagaaaacttccaaaaacaatttttaagctcgaaaataacaaaaatattttcaaatcttTGGACGTATCTGGAgggaaattttaatttcaactcaattctcTTTTGAATCTTGATAACCCTCTGCCAATACTCCGGAGaatcttttattttgttctttattttttcaaataaggATTTGATTGATTAGGAAGATGGATAGGCGCTGACGTCAGGGCAACCGCTCCTCTTCTCCCGCCACTTACATGTAGCCTCTCTCTCTCCCATTTTCCCCACGTTCCGAACAACCACATCATCCACAAAAATCCCCACATTTCTCTCTCGACCTTCGACGAAAGCAAGTCTCTAACCCTGAAAGTGGACAACCCTTCTACATCCAGCAAACCAGGGAAGACCTTAACTGGACAACGAGTCCGGAAAATTCCCACTACCCCAAAACCAGAAGACAAACCGTTCTCGATTGTCACTTCATCCCAGCCGCCGGAGACGTCCGGTGGAGGTTTGTACTCCAGAATCATTAGGGAGGTGATGGCCAAGGTCAATCAGGAGGAGAGCGAAGAAGAAGAGATAAACTCACCTCCCAGCAACGATTTGAGTGAGGAAGCAACTTGGTCAGACACGCAGACCACTAACCCTACATCCTCTTCCTAACTCGGACTAAGTTCAGACGAAGAAAGTGAAGCAGAAAAAATGATAATGAGTAGGAGTCTAGGGATGAGTAATAGACCATGGAGGGAAGATATTGGTCGAGTGATTGCGGAGGTAGGAACAGACGCCAATCGGGAATTGCAAAAAATCGAAAGAAGGAGAAAAGGGAAATCAGTGGAAACACAGGAGAATGAAGGGACACCGAAGACTCTTCCAGGTGCAGTGGCAGGGGAGCCccaagatgattccatcagggAAATTTATGACCTGACGGAAACGGATGATGAGGAAACAGTTGTACCTGATGAGTGGAGGAAGAATATAGAGGAAATAGTGGAAAATTTGGTGGCAGTAAGCGCAGCCCATAACGAGCTGCTGGAGAACCACAGGGAACAAATGATCAAGGTCGTAGACCTTGTTGATAGCATGATCACCTGGATGAAGGGGACATCCCAATTGCCTCATCAACCATTGCCTTCAATAGCGGCACCATCGCAGCAAGCCACTCCAGATGCCACCCTTGTCGAGGAGTCAAGGAAGAGGAAGCATACCACCACCACCCCGGACCAGCCCGCCACCAGGGACTCTCTCTTGAGCGAGTTAAACTAGCACTCGAGAGGGCCAAGAGGGCGAGGcagtctggctcccgagggagccaatagaaaaaataaactaGCAAAACCAAGTAAATTTTACTTTCGGTTTTTGCCTTAAGTTTATCTTTATTCATGCTCTGCTTGTCTGGTATAAATGTTTCATTAGGCCCGTTGtgatcttctcacacttagctcattgcttggtctaagtgtgagaagtttgtttgtaGGTATACTATTCCTTGTCTCTGTCTCGTTTGCTTTCTCCCACTTAACCCTTTgcacggtctaagtgtgagaagtttgtctGAGAATATGATAAAACATGCGTGTTTTGTATATGTGTTTTTGATGCCTCTTCCCACACTTAACCCACtgcatggcctaagtgtgagatgtttttgttaaaaaaatatgttttacaGTTTTGATTTTCTGTCTGAtcatctcacacttagcccactgcttggtctaagtgtgagaagtttgtttctcTGCTTTTGACACCAACCACCATGTTTTTCACATCATAAAGTCACTTGAGGACAAGCTgtaatgaagtgggagggggaaacAATTGGTGTAGTTAGTGTCAAAGTTGTGTGTCTTGTTTAGCTAAGAATTTTTTGTTAGTGTTTTTTCTTTATGTGTTTTTAGATGAGAACTTGTTTAAGAAAataaaggcaagattcccttagtaagagtgattgaagagatgATACATGTTAATTTGTGAGTTTCCCTTCTTTAATAAACCAAAATCTGCTTGGAAAATGTAAGGAAGATAGAAGTAGCTTTAATCTAATCTCtctgtgaagccctctaaaatgtgagttagaagccaaagtagaacattttctactaaaatgaaaaaatagagagacTATCATTGATGCATAGGGAGAAATGGCATAGGCTAacaaggactaaaggcaatagaaATAACCAGTTGAGCTTAATTTTTCGAATCAGATGAACCTGCCTCATTGTAAAGGCACCCCCTTGTTACACCTTTTGAGCCTTAGATATGATCATCCCTTCTTTGGAAACTCTAAGCCTTCATGTCATGTGAACAAGGGGATAGGCTATGGCAACTCATCGTTTGGGGATAGGAAATAGGTTGTGAAATCGGGGAGTATAAAACAAAGAATTGGAAAGAAAAAATGCAGGAAGCATTGTAACCTGAcctagaaaaaaaagagaaaaaagggagaaaaaaatataaataaaaaaaaataaaaaaggggaGAGGGCAGGAAATGATGTAACCTGACCCTATGAAAAAGTTAGaaaaataaggccaaaatggccagGGGTAGTTCCAAAGTTTCAGATTGTATATAGGGAGGTTGTTCTagttttgtccctaagttcacatgtcatTCACACTTCTACATACATTATGAACTTAGAACCCATAGGACCCTCACCTTTATGCACTACAACCCttgccccattacaaccttaaTAAAGACCTTAAGGGGTTAGCTTCTGTCAACAGAACTCTAGCATCAatggtatggcaaaatgaatgagagaatggtACTAACAATTCTGGTGAGGATTGACtgaccgagtgaatctaacGGTTGGAAAGATAGAAGCTATCTTGACAAGCGGACAAGCAtgattaggtagaagagggGAGGGAAATGAATCTGAGACTATAGacgattggattgaccttaagcttgtgagGATGATTGCCAAACGACATAAACTAGTTCTTTCTTTTCTGTTTTTTCTCTTTACTTGTCAATGTATTTAGTTTAGTTATGTGTTTTACCTTTCTAGGTCTTTTACATATATGTGTTGGTTTACTGTTTCTGAATAAGAGCCATGCTTTGAAACTtgcctcttttctttttctttcctttaATACTTGAGGGCAAGTATGTGTTAAGTGTGAACACTTTGAtgaggctcatttcatgcatgtgttctgtgGTTAAACTACATCAAATTCAGTAACTAACAGCCAATTTTGAGTCAGGTGTGTGTGAAAACCGTCATATTCAGAAAAAGAGCAAATCAGTTGAGCGGACGAACGGATCAAGAAAAGAAGTCAAAAAATGCAgcattgagttgatcaagtcggGAATCAAATGGAGCCAGCAGGAGTTCCGCATAGGAGATAGAGCTGTAGACCCCACCACAAAATGTGAAGGGCGGGAATGACATTTCagagaggatggtaccctagggatcagagccctacgcctctctatataaaggaagccCAACACAAGAAGAAATGGAGTCCCAGCCGTAGGTAGAGGAGGGGTCTCAAACACTCTTAGTTAGAATATCTTaaggaattcagctctcttctagaaTATCTTaaggaattcagctctcttctacaGCTCTCTTcttactttatcgtacactttgcagGGGACTGACAGTCCCCCGTTTATgctgtttgtccatttatggaaagtttagTTAAGTTGAACAAGTAGATTAGTTAAGCTTtcatgagttgatcagtttagttagtttatttttctcaagtcaagtagttaacttaacccaccccctaGAAAGCGTGGCTGCAGCCATCCTCAAGTCGTGTCAAGCAAACAAATGTTAAACGCCTCATTTATATGgaatcgatccttacttccctatatgGTTGTCGTTGGTTCTCCATGGTAGATTGATGGAGTATGGTGGTGGTTGCTGGTGGTTTCGCCAGAAATTGTCACAAACGGATTTTTGAAAGGTGAGATGAGGGTTTCAAAAATTAGAGGGAAAAGTTAAAAGAGAATCGAGGAAGTTATTTTAGGAAAAACAAGTAAAAGGAAAAGAAACGGAAAATAAGGAAAAGATGGAAGAGGGACGGTTGCATGTTGATGCAAGCAGTCAGCAACCGTATGCCTCCTCgcccattttttaaaaaattgaattttggaaattttgaaaCTTCCCCCCAATTTTCAAGCGAAAATTACTCCCCTCATCTTTTCGCTAAAACTCGATTTACTCCTCACATAAtccaaaatattttcaatttcaaacGGCTCATCCAGATATGCTCgatgtttcaaaaatatttttggaaaattcaatttttttctttgtttggatttttttctAATAAGGAATTTAGAGAAGACTTTATCTACAAAATATGCATAGGTGTTCTTAGGATTGTGCTGGTTCAGTTTACAGATTTAAAAACTCCTTTCCTATCTACCTGACCCAGCAATTCCCTAATAATACCTAGCAACTTGACCAATTAGGCAATAGTGGAGAGCATgtgtagtggaatttcttccactacgCACATCTCTGAACTATCTTTAAACACCTTAACtctatgaccattaacaagaaatGGGATAGAGTTAGGGGCACTTTCCTTAATTTCCACGGCTCCATTCGGTCGGAGACCAACGATTGTATAGGGCCCTATCCACTTAGATTTTAGCTTCCCgggcatcagcttgagccttGATTGGAATAAGAGCACTTTCTGAccgacttgcaattccttgacccgtaggtttttgtcatgccatagcTTGGttttctccttgtaccacatcgcgGCGTCATACGACTCAAGCCTAAGTTCCtccagctcttgcagttgcagtTTTCTCTCTTCCTCGCAGGCCTGGGGCTTCATGTTCATTTCCTTAACAGCCCAATAAGCTCTATGTTCAACGCCGACAGGTAGGTGACACATTTAGCCAAAAATCAGCCTGTAGGGTGACATTCCAATGGGAGTTTTGAACGCAATTCGATAGGCCCATAAAGCATCATCGAGCCGTTTACTCCAatctttccttgacggattcattGTTTTCTCCAGAATAGCCTTGATTTCTCTATTTGAGACTTGTGCCTGACCATTTTCCTGGGGGTGGTAAGGAGTAGACAACCGATGGTGAACACCATATATCCTCATTAAAGCTTCTATCGTCCGGTTGCAAAAATGAGTCCCTTGATCTGAGATGATCGCTTAGGGCACACCATACCGATTGAATATATTGGCCTTCAGAAATTTCGCAACTTCCTTTGACTCACACGAGCTGgtagccttggcctctatccatttggacacaTGGTCCACCGAAACTAATATATAAGTGTTCCCGTATGACGATGGGaagggacccatgaagtccatcccccaaacatcAAAAATCTCACAGACAATTATAGgaacctgcggcatttcatccctcGCAGAAATTCCCGCGATTTGTTGGCATCTAGCGCAACTTTGGCAGAATTCAAAAGTATCCTTATTCAACGTGGGCCAGTATAACCCGCTATCTAAAACTTTCCGAGCTGTCTTTCTTGGTCCAAAGTGACCACCACACGCCaatgcatggcaatgattcataACATCTTTTTTGCTCCCACTCAGGGATACatctccttatcacttgatctgaACCCATCCTCCAGAGGTAAgggtcgtcccagaaataatacctGGCTTCACTCTTTAGTttcatcctctgggcccgggaaatatCTGATGTACTAGGCAACTCTCCTGTGACTAAGTAAGCAAACCAAGGCTCTGCATTCAACTTACACTTCCCTTTGTCTGAATCCCATGGGTCGGTTAATGCTAAAATTGTCGCCCAACTAATAGG
This sequence is a window from Salvia splendens isolate huo1 chromosome 5, SspV2, whole genome shotgun sequence. Protein-coding genes within it:
- the LOC121803956 gene encoding uncharacterized protein LOC121803956 gives rise to the protein MCHLPVGVEHRAYWAVKEMNMKPQACEEERKLQLQELEELRLESYDAAMWYKEKTKLWHDKNLRVKELQVGQKVLLFQSRLKLMPGKLKSKWIGPYTIVGLRPNGAVEIKESAPNSIPFLVNGHRVKVFKDSSEMCVVEEIPLHMLSTIA